taaaacaaattttaaacatataaatatatcggtttaagaatactaaataaatacaattgtttatcatggtgTTATCATTAATCTTATGTTGGTGTCGAGTTAACTTGtgataccaactcaatcaacaatattaatttttttcgtaTATCAAGGTGTCCTCCAGTCTGCATTTTACCgcaatgaaaattaaaataccctagaataatataacttattttaaatacaaaagatattTTCGTAATTTCGTAACCAAGTTGATACTTAATTGACTCATGACATCAATCTAGTAAcggatttaaataatagtatagatataaaattgatggaggtaataaaatttaaatgtataaaaatattaaaataaaatattagttgagtgctaaatttaatattttattaatacaattaGTATGGGTTCAAATATcatcatatgtatattttattgatttttaaatagcAAGATTAAAATAccatcaaataatattttatattttaaatataaaaacattcaGTAATTTCCTTAATTGAGTTGATGCAGATTAATTTGTGATATCaactcaatttaaattttaaataatagtataaataaaacaattggtctaatattcttttcttttttttttttttaggtataGATAAGAAATATAGAGAAAAATTAtcaaacatttgttttaaagtatatagtcttttttatatttttatttacattattcacattttatagtttaaaaatagaaaataattttgaaaaattagttaCCAAGTGTGATATTGCATTTTGTTCTCTCTACTcaaagaaatgaataaattattctctatatattagatcaaaaacaaattgatcctttatgttaaaattttatctattttattgttaaaaatggTATAACCGACCAAATAACCAAACAATGACATGTGACATGCTATATATACCTCATGTTAATGTACATGaaccaatttttaattatagagatgaatgatattttcaatagaatGATTAATTTACTCTATATCTAACGTAtaggaattaatttatttattttaaaataaaaaataaaatacaatctaattcttaatacaaaaatcttaataaaaaaaattaataatcattTCAAGTGGTTATGTTACCTTTTAttcttaaaaactaaataactAACTTCTAGCTTCAAACTAAGAGTGGGTTTAGATGGGCGATTGGGCGCGGTGCAGtgcatttagcttactttttgtctcacgttacAATATtactacagtatctaatctcaccgccaccgctgtttttacactaagcACATATAAACgtaccgcccatccaaactcaccctaagtttTCAAGCTAAATGCAAAAGATAAAgcttttaaaaatcaagttttgatgttgtaaaactacaAAACTCACCTCATTTACACAACCATATTATTTGCAAACATCTTTTTTTCCACACTctactattatatatttttaaaatcttatatctaatatctttcaatttatagattattttaatttctaagaatattcaaattaacttttacaaaaatttatattatttatttaaaataattaaaatttatatttaatatatcaaaatattaataaatttaaatattttaacttttcatagtgttaaaacacttaaattagcattttatttctttttcaaatatttttcataattttatatttaatgtattaaaaatttgataaattacaaTAACATAACAAAGCTTGAACAACAAACGCGACTAATACAATTCAAATCCAATACATGGGATAATAAAACCCTTAATTATCAGACCATCACATGGgttcgtattaaaatttatatttaatatatcaaaGGCAATGACTTTTGcgcaattttaattttttttcataattttctaaAAGAGAAGTCATCAGTTAACATATCAATCAAAACcctctattttaatttaggcTTAGTTTACATTAATAATGTTAAAGAGATTCTTGAAAGTTGCATATTGGAGTCAACTTAAACGCATAATTTCCTTCTCAAGTGAGTGTagttaattagggtttaaaacCATCTATTCCGATCCCTATATTTTCGAATTCTTTTTATCATTAAACAAATAAAGGCATACTAATATTGATTATGAAATCAATAATGGAACCACAAACAGTACGCCATTGACATTACTTGGGGTATGAGTCAACACTACAACTAAAAGAGTTGGGagaaaaaatcatatattctatAGTAGAGAAGGGATTAGAAATGTAGACGTATCTATAGACTAATCTCAGGTTAAATAACAAACAAACTGCAATCCTTTGTAACCCCCTGAACTGTTTACTTTTCAGGGATGCTTCAAAATTGTTCTTCAATGGGGTTGGAAGATACATTTCCTTCTGAAACAAAACTGTACTGTAAACTTCTCAAGAGATCAGCCAACATGCATTCAAATCAGGAAAAAGAACACTATCTTACATCCCGTCATGCCTGCAATGGCACAGCTGCAGTATTTGCATGAGTTGAGCTGTCCTTGACTTTCTTATGTGAGCGTGAATGGCCTCCAGATTTGTGAGATTTCCTCTTTTTCCCAGAGGCCTTTGGTTTCTGCTCTTCGGAAACTTGCTTTTGATCTTCTTCCGCATTATCTTCCATATTTTTCTCGGAATGTAATAAAGATTTGGTCTTCAAATCATCCTGAGTCGTGGGTTCAATAACGGACATTCGAAGAAGAGTGTAGTCCAACAGAAATGTGCTTCTTATAAGCCTGTCTATCCTGCTGAAATGTCTCTGAGAATATGGGATAAGACCTTCAAGCAGTTCACTAATGCCTTTTATCTGCAACATAGTTTATTCAAGCAAAAATTCAGCGGGTAAAAAGCtaaaatatcaaacaaaatGAACGCCTAACCTTCAATAACCAAGCAGAAAACCTAAAACAATGGTTTAGGTTTTTGCTATTACTTCTTTAAAGAATGTTTTGATACTAGGAGAAAAAAGCGCATTTAGAtgcagaaataaaaattttgaaagagatTGAACGCTAATATTCAACTTCCATAATAAACAACAAACCAGTAAATATGAACTTCATTTGAAACTATTTTAGTAAACTATTATTATGAACATCAATAGACCGTTTGATCTTTAGTAAAATATGATTCAACCATTCATTTGTTTTCCGTTTAacaattttcatagaaaaaaaaatgtcaaagaaACAATGACCAAATGGAAAcctaaaccatttttaaatttgtattaagcTATATGATAATGGTTTTTACTTAATCTTTTGCTTCAAAGTTAGGGATGGGACTGGTAAAATATAATGGGTTATCCAAAGCCACATGCATCTTCCCTGCAGCCAAATGAGGCTATTAACATCAAGTGAATATTACAATAGAATACCTCGATAATCTCTGTCGGAGGAAGAATGTTGAAAGCTCGGAAAAGAACAGATTGGGCAACATGACACAGCTTTGGCTTTGTGTTCCATTCTCGTATATACTCAAAAAGTAGAAGAAATTCTTCTTTGCCAAGGGCATGAAGGGCTTTGTCTATATGGTCACCAGCTTCTCTCTTCCTATATCACGTTCTGCTATGAGAAAATGTTCAGCTTACTCAGAAAACTGATATGACTAGGCAATACTAACCTGCAAAGCTCAGAAAACAGCTCAAAAAGTTTACGAGGCCTCCTAAGCTCCAAAGCAATTTGTATTGCCTTTGTGTACTCAGCATCTAACAGTGCATTTTCTAATTCTTGCCCTCTCAAAACCCCTTCTTCCTGTGTCAGAAtggaaaaacatatttaaaactttttgtGCAACTAATACATAAACAACAAGATGTAATGAAGGAATAGAGGCCCTCATCATATCAGCCAAAATTGATAAACAATGCTAGGATCCTACGAAAAGCTAACTTTCACAAAAGGTCTTATTCCAAGCTCCAAGTACTTTCACAAAGCCCGAGGAGTTACTCAAAAGTGggaaggaaaatagaaaaatcagtATTCAGGCTTGAACAAGGTCATGTATCCAAGATAAAGTAAATTTTATCCGTTTCATTTCATAGTCTGGTTAAAACAAGTTGAGGAAAGAACAGTAATTAGGAGGCCCTAGAAATGTTTTAACTCTTATTTCCTTCTAATCCGCAGCTTGAGTTTCTCTTAAGAAAGGGTTAAATCACTTTTTAGGGCCTGAACTTGGCAACTTTTCCCACGTTGGGAcctgaactttttttttgatCCAGGTTAGGCCCTGAACTTGGCAATTGTTGCTTCATTAgggcttgaacttttttttatccaagttagtCCTTGAAAACCCTAGAGTTCAATCCCCCATGAAAGAACAATTGCCAAGTTCAAGGCCTCACTTAAACTGAAAAAAAGTTTAGTCCCAATGTGAGAAAAGTTGCCAAATTCAGACCCCAAATAGTAATTTAACCCCTTAAGAAAACATATCAGTCTTACAGAAAAcctttacttttttatttgtaaCAGCATATTCCAGGTATCTTACAAAAATTCAAGAATCAACATTGAAACATATTTGCAACAAGTAACTCAGTCACTTAGCATATCCCAGGGCCTAGTATTAAATTTGTCCCATTCTATATTCCAATATGCTTCAAGGGGAAATAATATCTAGGTACAAAAAGTATAGTGGGCACACCTCTTTACGAAAAGCTTCCTCTTTCTCAGCAGCAGTTGAATCATGCCACAGATTGATCACTGCATCACTGCCACCTGTTGCTAACATTTCTGTCTTTTTCCCAACCGCCAATGCCCAAACCTGCACAccaaattttatcataaaaagaattaatacCACACAGCACAATAAGTccttaaaaatctattaatgGTATACCATCGTATTTCCCACAGAATCCTGCCAAATCTATGAAAAGAAAGTAACCCAAAcgttaaaagaattaaagaataACTCAACACCTTGTCCTCGTGCTGATCATAGGTAGAGATGCATTCATTTGTTTTGATTGTCCACAGCTTGACCAACCCATCAGCACCTGAATGATGAATTACATGCTAAATGTcaccaaaacattaaaatggaagaaaatccTAATGAGTGTAGAGAAAGAAGTTATTACCACATGATACAAACTGGGTCCCACGCGTAAGAAATGATGCTCTTAATACACTTGATGTATGCCCTTCAAACGTTTTCAGGCATGAACCATCAGCTATAGCCCATATCTTTACAGTCTTGTCACCTGATGCTGTTATTACACATTGATCAACAGGTGAAAACTCTACGCACCAGATCCCTCGTTTATGCCCTGTAAACTTAACCACAAGTACCAGTTCTGGAAGCCTCCAAACACAAGCAGTGCGATCCTAACGGccagaaaaacacatttaaccttttaaaattatctttggaATCATAAAAGCATGTGTCCAATACAATATATGTAGTTTCAGCATCCtctataaaatgaataaatcaaCAATACCATAACAAAATAGGACGTTGATTAAGATGTATTGCCTACTAACCTGCGAACCACTACACACTAAACTGTCATTTGGTGCAACAGCCAGAGAATTTATATCTTTATCATGTGCTGCTACAACTGCCTTTGCTTTTAAACTAATAGGCTCTTCAATATCATCAGGGAGTCCATCAAAGTTCCAAACCTTAATCGTACGATCACTGAAGAAGATGGTATACATGTAAGAATATAATATCATTATCACccaaaaaggaaagagaataaAATCAGTAAAGCTGAAATCTTAGCAACAATTTACAACCATAAATTCTTATATCAGGAAAAGTACTGAATTGAGGCACTCCAGAATATAAAGATATAACataagcaaaaaataaatatgtcatAGAAGCACTCCAGAATTTATCTCCATTCATTATCTAGAAatgtttttctttatgtttCCTATTTTACTTTAGTTAAGGGTActaactatgttttattttttctttggtaTATGACTAGCAGGTGCTCTTTTAAATGAGTTTGAATGGCAAGGAATAGAGGGGGCTTATTTGCATCTAACAGTTATGATTAAAAGCTTCTATACttatgttttccttttattGTTTCTACTTCCACACAGCATAAGGTTACatgcataaaacataaaagatagAAGACAAAACAAGTATTTTTTAAAGCGCCAAATTTAAAACAATCAATCCACAATTCTAACCAAATATGACCCCATCATGTAGCATAACTTACAAAAATACAAGGTCCAAGATGCATTGTgaacttattttctttattttcatctaAAATACTCCAGCCGCTAAGTTAAAACAAGATCTAATGTCATGCTACCAAGCATAAATGGCAGACAGTTTTGAAGGCGTAATGCACTGTGTATCATAAGTCAAGTCAACTACAATCCAAAACCTAATTTCATTTGTCAAGTCAAGGAACAAAAAGCACTGTCAGATCACATAAGAGAAGGTTAAATCTTAGCACTTCACCCCCACCACAAATATAGAATGAAAATAATCAGCAACTAAGCATCATGTTATTTGACAAACTCATATGTGGTAAAAGTAAATTGCATCTCCAAATAGACAAGGCTTCCCATGATAAGTGCTCACCTACTGCCACTGACAAAAAAATCTCGGCACTTCTTGGAAAAAGCAACAGCTCCAACCGCTCCCATGTGACCTATGCCAAGTCCTATGCAACACCTTCTTTCTGATTCCCACAACCTTacctataaaaagaaaatgtagatgaagaaaaataagtCAAATCTCATTAGCAATGTCAGAACCACTAACATAGGCAATACTTAGCGGCAAGCTTATATGCACAAGTCAGAAAGCAGAAAAAACGTACACTATTGTCCTTACTCCCAGTTAGAATAAGTCTTCTTCCATTACTTGATATAGATGTATCAAGGCATAGAATAGTATCAGTATGACCAGCCAATACATAGGAACATGACATGGAGGAAAGGTCATACACTCGAACCTGCATATGAGTAAATTAGTACAAATTAGACATTTACACTTTCATCCGCATAAATTCGTAGACATCAAGTGTCTGTAAAGTTATATAGGCACACAGCAAACCCTTGAAGGAGAAACACATTAACAAAATCAATCCCGATAAGAAATTCCAACAGAGATCAATCAAATATTACTAGGTACAGAAGAAGGAAAAGGGCCAACAAGGAGCccaattaaatccaaatttgAAATCAAGCCAACAATTGAATCATTAAACATCGAGATAACTAATTCCCGTGTAGCACTATGTCAAAATGCACCACCAGCAAGCTTACTACAGCACCTGTTCAAGATTTGTAGCAACAGCTAGATATTGTTCCTCTTCATCAAGAAACTTCATATCCACAATTTCATCATTGAAACCCACAAGTCTTTTGGTCAATTTTAAAGACCACTTTTCTTCTAGATGCTCCGCTGGAGAATAAAAGAGAAACTGCTGATCAGCTGTCACACAAAGCAATCCCTGATCCAAGGGCAGCGTAACAGCACTAGTGAAACCCCTTGTTGAATCTTCATCCTCAGCTGAGCTAACAGTAACATCTGAGGACTTTTGCTCATACAAGCAAACTGCACTGTCAaagtaaatgataaaaataagatttatttagtatatataaatgcAAAGACAAGTATCTTCATAGGGTATACCAAAAGAAtcacaaatgaaaataaataaatttattttgcacATGTTAAAGTGAAGACAGGTATCCACAGCAAGATGACCAAAAACAATCAAATGGATATCTATTTCATCAAActagaatttcatttttaaaaggaaGTACAATAATAATTCCATTTTATTACCCTTCAGAGGTCCAGATGCGTACAATTCCACGTTCACCAGCtgtgataaaataaatttcagttGATCTGCTTTTCTTCTTTCCACTTTGCTGGAGGAATGCACCCAGAGACGAGGCAAACTGACTCCCAGAATAAACTATACACACAGCTTCAAGCACCTCATAAGTAGGTATTGTACTCTTGCATCTATAGTCATGAAGGTCCCATAAATTTACAACCTGAGATGATAAAGAAAAGCTTTCTGGTTGAAAATTTGCTAATGCAGTTGAATTGCTACAAATGATTGGTCAACTTTCTTCAGTTTAGAAGAAAAAAGCGGCATACACTCCAGTCAAACGTAGCATAAAGCAAAGCACCCAAGAACTTAGGCAAATGTAAACACAAATTCCTAGATGTACAAAGCATTAGCAAGATACTCCAAAACATTATAGTAAAAACTAGTGAGACATCAGACCGAAGAAGAAACTTTATAAGGTTAAAAGAAACAATTGAAGggataaaaatatagaagaataaaaaaatataatagtaaagAATTTAGGGAAATGTAAACACAAATCCCTAGAAGTACAAAGCATTAGGAAAATACTCCAAACTATTATAGTAAAGACTAGAGAGACATCAGACTGAAGAAGAAACTTGACAAGGTTAAAAGAAACTATTGAAGggataaaaatatagaagaATCAAAAACCACGagttaaaataatctaaaaggTTCGCAAAAAGCATTAAAGTTGTCAAAAATCTTCATGGCATTTACAGGAAATTCTCACTGTTTAGTAGTGTTACTATATGCATACTTTGACACAAAATCACAACTACAAAAAGATTGATTAagaacatttatttttaaatctgtATAAGGAACTTTGCCCCTACCTTATCTCTTCCTGCACTTAGCAATGTCCATCCATCTTCTGACACTGCCATAGA
The nucleotide sequence above comes from Gossypium raimondii isolate GPD5lz chromosome 13, ASM2569854v1, whole genome shotgun sequence. Encoded proteins:
- the LOC105783057 gene encoding protein TORMOZ EMBRYO DEFECTIVE — its product is MASATLKKNYRCSQSLQQFYSGGPFVVSSDGSFIACACSESIKIVDSSNASTKFTIEAESGTITALALSPNDKLLFSAGHSRQIKVWDLDAFKCLRSWKGHDGPVMGMACHGSGGLLATSGADRKVLVWDVDGGFCTHYFKGHKGVVTSIMFHPDVNKSLLFSGSDDTTVRVWDLLAKKCVAVLEKHFSAVSSMAVSEDGWTLLSAGRDKVVNLWDLHDYRCKSTIPTYEVLEAVCIVYSGSQFASSLGAFLQQSGKKKSRSTEIYFITAGERGIVRIWTSEGAVCLYEQKSSDVTVSSAEDEDSTRGFTSAVTLPLDQGLLCVTADQQFLFYSPAEHLEEKWSLKLTKRLVGFNDEIVDMKFLDEEEQYLAVATNLEQVRVYDLSSMSCSYVLAGHTDTILCLDTSISSNGRRLILTGSKDNSVRLWESERRCCIGLGIGHMGAVGAVAFSKKCRDFFVSGSSDRTIKVWNFDGLPDDIEEPISLKAKAVVAAHDKDINSLAVAPNDSLVCSGSQDRTACVWRLPELVLVVKFTGHKRGIWCVEFSPVDQCVITASGDKTVKIWAIADGSCLKTFEGHTSSVLRASFLTRGTQFVSCGADGLVKLWTIKTNECISTYDQHEDKVWALAVGKKTEMLATGGSDAVINLWHDSTAAEKEEAFRKEEEGVLRGQELENALLDAEYTKAIQIALELRRPRKLFELFSELCRKREAGDHIDKALHALGKEEFLLLFEYIREWNTKPKLCHVAQSVLFRAFNILPPTEIIEIKGISELLEGLIPYSQRHFSRIDRLIRSTFLLDYTLLRMSVIEPTTQDDLKTKSLLHSEKNMEDNAEEDQKQVSEEQKPKASGKKRKSHKSGGHSRSHKKVKDSSTHANTAAVPLQA